In Spirosoma aureum, a single genomic region encodes these proteins:
- a CDS encoding 3'-5' exonuclease, with product MYCIVDVETTGGVKGPTRLTEIAIFRHDGLQVVDSFHSLVNPECPIPPFIRHLTGISDEMVQEAPLFADIAEQVLTITRDAVFVAHNVGFDFNFIKKELEWLGYDYFRRTLCTVRTSRKVFPGFPSYSLGKLCNSLSIPLNNRHRAQGDAAATVRLFEMLLQHDAHGLIPRSGGASLAIHD from the coding sequence GTGTATTGTATCGTTGACGTCGAAACTACTGGAGGGGTAAAAGGTCCCACCCGACTTACCGAAATTGCTATCTTCCGCCATGATGGGCTGCAAGTTGTAGACTCGTTTCATTCGCTGGTGAACCCTGAATGCCCGATTCCGCCATTCATTCGTCACTTGACCGGTATTTCCGACGAGATGGTTCAGGAAGCGCCCTTATTTGCCGACATCGCTGAGCAAGTACTTACGATTACGCGGGATGCTGTTTTTGTTGCCCATAATGTAGGGTTTGATTTTAACTTCATCAAAAAGGAACTGGAATGGCTCGGCTATGATTATTTTCGGCGGACGCTTTGTACCGTACGGACAAGCCGAAAAGTTTTTCCAGGATTTCCATCGTACAGCCTTGGGAAACTCTGTAACTCACTCAGCATTCCACTCAATAATCGTCACCGAGCGCAGGGAGATGCAGCCGCTACAGTCCGGCTTTTCGAAATGCTACTCCAACATGATGCCCACGGACTGATTCCCCGCAGTGGTGGTGCCTCCTTGGCAATTCATGATTAA
- a CDS encoding S41 family peptidase — MKIGRLLLFMGLWIGLGCSIMPAQTLTPNQARTDLTYLKRKLDLLHPGMGYYTPKPRMEQLYDSLYNGLTAPMNYLTFFHHVSPFVTALKDGHTNLNHRKNFIGKTTRFIPFYIRPVGEQYFISHNVSADTSLHRGTELITINGRTVADLHRELMEADHSGSDGDNLTGRQQWSLVQFADYYAAWYGSADSIVITYRLPADTLVRKTRLNCLTLASFRSTIQRRYHNEIDRRPNLSVRIVDSATRTAVLRVSTFMGIKKNDPFQWAFNRRLKRAFRELRKENIQNLVVDMQGNGGGIVLNSARLLRYWMPKPFTIMEHEEMKRAARNELISRWNPFAALNFSLQYKANGSDGFASRSSRRYYRPRNRTAFKGNLYFMMNGASFSATTSVLAKTLDAGMGTFVGEASGSAYWGDFAGHFKTITLPYSRMQVRIPLKKLTHAVVADRANGFTVEPDFRVTRSYDDVITNRDYVLEYTLRLIREGVVARQPIQPIKARPLQASR; from the coding sequence ATGAAGATTGGCCGACTTCTGTTATTTATGGGCTTGTGGATCGGGCTGGGGTGCTCGATTATGCCCGCACAAACGCTTACTCCTAACCAGGCCCGCACGGACCTTACTTATTTAAAGCGTAAACTCGATTTACTGCATCCGGGCATGGGTTATTATACGCCCAAGCCCCGTATGGAACAGTTGTACGATTCGCTCTACAACGGGCTGACGGCACCAATGAATTATCTGACGTTTTTTCATCATGTCAGTCCGTTTGTCACGGCGCTTAAAGACGGCCATACGAATCTGAATCACCGTAAAAACTTTATCGGGAAAACGACTCGATTCATTCCATTTTATATTCGGCCGGTTGGCGAGCAGTATTTTATCAGTCATAATGTGTCGGCAGATACAAGCCTTCACCGGGGTACTGAATTGATTACGATTAACGGACGCACCGTAGCTGATCTGCATCGCGAACTAATGGAAGCTGATCACTCTGGCTCCGATGGCGACAACCTGACGGGGCGGCAGCAATGGAGTTTGGTTCAATTTGCTGACTATTACGCAGCCTGGTATGGCTCGGCAGACTCCATAGTGATTACCTATCGATTGCCTGCCGATACACTCGTCCGGAAAACACGCCTGAACTGCCTGACACTGGCTAGTTTCCGTTCTACGATTCAGCGCCGTTACCACAACGAGATCGATCGGCGGCCGAATCTTTCGGTACGGATCGTGGACTCGGCTACACGTACGGCTGTCTTGCGGGTATCGACATTTATGGGAATCAAAAAAAATGATCCTTTTCAGTGGGCGTTTAATCGGCGACTCAAGCGGGCTTTTCGGGAGTTAAGAAAAGAAAACATCCAGAATCTGGTGGTCGATATGCAGGGAAATGGTGGCGGTATTGTTTTAAACTCCGCCCGGTTGCTTCGTTACTGGATGCCCAAACCATTTACAATCATGGAGCATGAAGAAATGAAGCGGGCTGCCCGTAATGAACTCATTTCCCGCTGGAATCCATTTGCTGCGCTGAACTTTAGCTTACAATACAAAGCCAATGGTTCCGACGGTTTTGCCAGTCGTTCGTCCCGTCGCTATTATCGTCCCCGAAACCGTACGGCTTTTAAGGGTAATCTGTATTTCATGATGAATGGTGCATCATTTTCAGCGACGACGTCAGTATTGGCCAAAACGCTGGACGCCGGTATGGGAACATTCGTCGGTGAGGCCAGTGGCAGTGCATATTGGGGTGATTTTGCCGGTCATTTCAAGACAATTACCTTGCCTTATTCGCGCATGCAAGTGCGAATTCCGCTCAAAAAACTGACCCATGCTGTAGTGGCCGATCGGGCAAACGGCTTCACCGTCGAACCAGATTTTAGAGTTACGCGTTCTTACGACGATGTAATCACCAATCGGGATTATGTGCTGGAGTATACACTCCGGCTAATTCGTGAAGGTGTTGTGGCTCGGCAGCCTATTCAACCAATTAAGGCCAGACCGTTGCAGGCATCACGCTAA
- a CDS encoding ABA4-like family protein — protein sequence MASMTPETAFTYANLLVLPQWLFMIVAPRWRVTQMLARMLPIPMILGGMYIYYLLIAPVASGGPGIDFGSFGSLAGVQSLFKGQKEIVLGGWIHYLAFDLVAGSYVLRDGQSQGIAHGWLIPCLLLCFMLGPIGLLLYGLLRMFLGNRTETKF from the coding sequence ATGGCATCCATGACCCCCGAAACAGCCTTTACCTACGCTAATCTCCTTGTTTTGCCCCAATGGCTCTTTATGATCGTGGCTCCGCGTTGGCGGGTTACCCAGATGCTGGCTCGGATGCTCCCTATTCCCATGATACTGGGCGGTATGTACATTTATTACCTGCTTATAGCACCAGTCGCTTCGGGTGGGCCCGGAATTGATTTTGGATCGTTCGGTTCATTGGCTGGTGTACAATCACTTTTTAAAGGACAGAAAGAGATTGTGCTCGGCGGGTGGATTCACTACCTGGCGTTTGATCTGGTTGCGGGTAGTTATGTACTCCGCGATGGACAGAGTCAGGGTATTGCGCATGGATGGCTGATTCCCTGTCTGTTACTGTGTTTTATGCTCGGACCAATTGGCCTGCTTTTATATGGCTTACTGCGTATGTTTCTGGGAAATCGGACCGAAACAAAATTTTAA